The Cloeon dipterum chromosome X, ieCloDipt1.1, whole genome shotgun sequence genome includes a window with the following:
- the LOC135946861 gene encoding uncharacterized protein LOC135946861: MCSLLNFIAFSTVIITLAFLTIAPLYFVVNFDSKLNISTLVVTDAVWKPVFGSEHYLIYSAYVESRKGGAEIRLIGTSHRDKTDQIFCKLWFEDDGVGRFEVVEAEKDLIQENWGRVYSASYFLCPLKNLTTIPSSVSLYTTFSQNVSSFHRNMDKFPKIKVQNRLESERVVQTGAPKLAACVAPLYNYSNPWTLIEWIEVNRLLGYDHFHLYVYSTAKNVSCVLNNYAKQGLVTILDWHENQEVLMLERHERNIRIMNLFAALNECLYRGMYKFRYLAFHDVDEFLVPQENLTLTKFMEKLEARHNDTAAFIFKNSFYFTHRPDDPDYKGPFDLITLRKTTRNQNFLAMHVRSKYVVRADVTEQVGNHNLYHAIGNFKMEAEVDEKEASNRHYRFCDFDSTFCNATTVQDRRMWDFQQQLVKRMEEVQRTIAVECQLKPFNRTEMLKK; the protein is encoded by the exons atgtgctCCCTGCTCAACTTCATCGCGTTTTCCACCGTGATTATTACGCTCGCGTTCTTAACGATTGCTCCGCTTTATTTTGTCGTGAATTTTGATTCGAAACTGAATATTTCTACGTTGGTCGTCACTGATGCTGTTTGGAAGCCGGTTTTTGGATCAGA acactatttaatttactcGGCCTACGTTGAGAGCAGGAAAGGGGGAGCGGAAATTAGACTGATTGGCACGTCACACAGGGACAAAACTGACCAGATTTTCTGCAAACTTTGGTTTGAAGATGATGGCGTTGGAAG GTTCGAGGTGGTTGAAGCTGAGAAAGATCTGATTCAAGAAAACTGGGGCCGCGTATACTCAGCGAGCTACTTTCTCTGCCCGCTGAAAAACCTGACCACCATCCCTTCAAGCGTGTCCCTCTACACCACCTTCAGTCAAAACGTCTCTAGTTTTCACAGAAATATGGATAAATTTCCCAAGATCAAGGTTCAGAACAGGCTGGAGAGCGAAAGGGTCGTACAAACTGGAGCTCCGAAATTGGCAGCGTGTGTTGCACCACTTTACAACTACAGCAAT ccCTGGACCCTGATAGAGTGGATCGAAGTGAACAGACTTCTAGGCTATGACCACTTTCACCTATACGTGTACAGCACTGCGAAAAACGTGAGCTGCGTTTTGAACAATTACGCCAAACAGGGCTTGGTGACGATCCTCGACTGGCATGAAAACCAGGAGGTCCTAATGCTCGAACGTCACGAACGGAATATCAGGATAATGAACCTGTTCGCCGCCCTGAACGAGTGTCTCTACAGAGGAATGTACAAGTTCCGATACCTCGCCTTCCACGACGTGGACGAGTTCCTGGTGCCCCAGGAAAATTTAACCCTGACAAAGTTCATGGAGAAACTGGAGGCCAGGCACAACGACACTGCCGCCTTCATCTTCAAGAACAGTTTCTACTTCACGCACCGGCCCGATGACCCCGACTACAAGGGGCCTTTCGACCTGATTACCCTGAGGAAAACGACACGCAACCAGAACTTCCTAGCGATGCACGTGCGTTCCAAGTACGTCGTTCGGGCCGACGTGACTGAGCAGGTGGGAAACCACAATTTGTACCACGCCATCGGGAATTTCAAGATGGAGGCCGAGGTGGACGAGAAAGAAGCGTCCAACCGGCATTATCGCTTCTGCGACTTTGACTCTACGTTTTGCAACGCGACCACCGTGCAGGACAGACGCATGTGGGACTTTCAGCAACAGCTCGTCAAGCGAATGGAGGAGGTGCAACGAACGATCGCGGTTGAGTGCCAACTTAAGCCGTTTAATAGGACagaaatgcttaaaaaataa